The sequence AGCTGGAGAACATGTTCAGATTTTCAATGCTGCCATTATTCAGTAAAGAAATAGTAGCTATGCCATTTGCACTTCTGAAAGTTTCAATATGGTATTGGCGAATATTTAATTGTACTCCTGCTTTGAATTTAAGACGGGTATTGATGTTGTATAATGCTGCCAGTCCTACTTCCAATCCCATGGCAGGCCTATGTCTTACAACTTCATTTACACCAGCAGTGTAACTTAAAGCCAGTGGAAGATTCTGAGCTGGGGATATGGCATTGTTATTTGGCTGAACAATTTCTTTTACTTCTGCATCTGATAAAGAACGATAGCTGGTAGAAGGTGTGATGTAAAACTGGAATCCGATTCTTTTATTGGTTATCGGAAACTGCAAAGAGCGATTTACAGCCGGTATTAATTTCTCATCAGATAAATTAATATGTAAAGGCGTTTTTTCCGGTGCAGCAGCTAATGCAATCTTAGTGATATTTCCAGACCATGCTTTTTCTGCAACTGTTTCCAAATCTGTTTTTTCAGCAACAACAGCTGGTGTATTTTCTTCCTTAACAACTGGAATTAATTGCTGGGCTGTAATGGTATTCTTCATATTTACACCAGCCATCTGCCATTCATTTTTAATCCCGGTTTCAATGGTTGGTATAGCAGCATTTGCTGTGGCATCCCTGGCTTCTGTAGCCATTGATTGTTTAATAGCATGCTGGGTTAAATGCTGTGGCTCAATTGCATGATAATACGCTTCCTTAGGAGATGGCGCATGCATCCTTTGCTCAACCATTTGTTTTTCAATCTTATTCAGATTGCTCGTATCAAAATTAAATTGGCGGGCGGTTGGGGTTATTAACAGGGTAGAAACAGTAAGTCCAACTATGATCAGTAAGGAAATAACAGTTAACGCAGGCCAGGCAGGATTTCCATGAATATCTGTACGGATCTTCTTCCATACATTATCCGCAGGATACATGCGATGGTCCTGTAGCTCTTCCCGCAGGAATTGCTCAAATGCGTTGTCTTGGTTGTACTTACGATCCATATCCTAATAGCTACTGCTTAAAAGCAGCTGCCCATGAGAATTTCTCTCTTGGCTGCTCAATAATTCTTTTCTTAATCAAAATAGCTTCCAGCATAGACTTTGCACGGGTATACTGACTCCTGCTTGTGCTCTCTTCAATGTCTAACATGTCAGCTATCTCTTTATGACTATATCCTTCCATTGCATATAGATTCAAAACCGTTCTATATCCAAGTGGCAGGAGTCTAATACATTCAATGATCTGTCGGGCTTGCATTACAGATGGCATCGTTTCCTCTCTCACTTCCAGATAGTCTGCCTGATCTAGATCAATGCTGTTGCTGAACTTTTTATTTTTCTTTAAAAAGTTAATACAGGTATGAACAATGATCCTTCTGATCCATCCTTCAAATGCTCCTTTATTTTGGAACGTATGCATTTGTGTAAAGACCTTAATGAATCCCTCTTGCAGCATATCTTCTGCATCT is a genomic window of Sediminibacterium sp. TEGAF015 containing:
- a CDS encoding RNA polymerase sigma factor — its product is MTEQSILAGCLNNDPSAQRELYNRYSPKMLSVCYRFANSREDAEDMLQEGFIKVFTQMHTFQNKGAFEGWIRRIIVHTCINFLKKNKKFSNSIDLDQADYLEVREETMPSVMQARQIIECIRLLPLGYRTVLNLYAMEGYSHKEIADMLDIEESTSRSQYTRAKSMLEAILIKKRIIEQPREKFSWAAAFKQ
- a CDS encoding outer membrane beta-barrel protein, which produces MDRKYNQDNAFEQFLREELQDHRMYPADNVWKKIRTDIHGNPAWPALTVISLLIIVGLTVSTLLITPTARQFNFDTSNLNKIEKQMVEQRMHAPSPKEAYYHAIEPQHLTQHAIKQSMATEARDATANAAIPTIETGIKNEWQMAGVNMKNTITAQQLIPVVKEENTPAVVAEKTDLETVAEKAWSGNITKIALAAAPEKTPLHINLSDEKLIPAVNRSLQFPITNKRIGFQFYITPSTSYRSLSDAEVKEIVQPNNNAISPAQNLPLALSYTAGVNEVVRHRPAMGLEVGLAALYNINTRLKFKAGVQLNIRQYHIETFRSANGIATISLLNNGSIENLNMFSSYNNTVGYKQEQLNNKSYQVAVPLGVQWDIFKGKQFGISAEATVQPTYSFNSSVFLLSTDYKNYTDGNDFVRRWNVNTSAGIHINFKSGSNQWQLGPQIRYQHLPTYTNRYPIKEYLMDYGIRLAYTKQR